A window of Desulfobulbus oralis genomic DNA:
CACCGCGATCGTCGCCAAAAACACCAGCCAGTTTGTGCCGTTCATGCCGATTTTTCCTGGTAGGCGCCAGCTTACAGAAAGACGGCGGGCTGCAGCTCGTTCAGACTGGCCCGGCCAGCCTCGTCCAGCATCCGCTCGCCGGTCAGCCAGGGCACCTGCAGCACCAGCCCGAGGCCAAAGCTCTCCCTGAACAGCTCTTCCAGCAGGGCCACGGCCTTCCTGCTGGTGCTGAAGAACAGGACAAGGCCATCGGCCACGTGCCAGCACAGGTCGCTGGTGGAGGGAATGGGCGGCGATTTGCGCAAAAGCTCCGCCTGAATGCGCTCGCGGATTTCCACCCGCGCCGCCTTGGCCAGGCGGGGAATCTGTTTTTCCTGCAGGATGCGCGCCTCCTCCTTCTGGCAGAATTTTTTGAGCACCGCAGGCGAAACCCGGCGTTCATCCATGCGCATGGTCAGGGCGACATAATCGCCGGCAGCATAGGAACTGCGGGCAAAAGCGGTGTCGAACATATTGGCCACCGACACCCAACCCACCGAAAACTCGTCCATGGTGTCGTCGATGTCGCGGAAACTGTGCTTTTCGATCTGCCCGGCGATGAAATCCCAGGGAGACTCGGGCAGTTCACCGCTGACCGCAAAGCGGGTGAAAGAGGCGGCTCCGGTTAAAAGTCCCATAATTCGGCTGCAAAAAGAAGGAAACAGATGACAACGAGCCGGACGGGGCCGACCCGCCGGTTCGCTGCACACGGCAAAGCCGTATTGTGCCGCAAATGCTCAGGCTTTGCCAGCAAAAACGTGCCCTGCCGGCAGAGCCGGGAAACCCGGCCTTTCCGGGCCGCCCAGAGCCAAAAGCCCCTCCAG
This region includes:
- the rdgC gene encoding recombination-associated protein RdgC → MGLLTGAASFTRFAVSGELPESPWDFIAGQIEKHSFRDIDDTMDEFSVGWVSVANMFDTAFARSSYAAGDYVALTMRMDERRVSPAVLKKFCQKEEARILQEKQIPRLAKAARVEIRERIQAELLRKSPPIPSTSDLCWHVADGLVLFFSTSRKAVALLEELFRESFGLGLVLQVPWLTGERMLDEAGRASLNELQPAVFL